One genomic window of Bradyrhizobium sp. B124 includes the following:
- the glnT gene encoding type III glutamate--ammonia ligase, whose translation MHLPNTWTGALSPGSLLTPKGVDLAGAQAFLKQAGVRYLLAQFVDLHGVAKSKAVPVQHLEDVLTDGAGFAGGGAWGLGLLPHEAEYMVVCELNTLTVTPWAPGYARMMGAGTVKGAPHPIDTRNVLKKQVARLADRGWTLNTGLEPEFILLRREPDGKLSPFDGTDTLAKPAYDYRGLMRGRSFLERVTESLQAVGIDVYQIDHEDANGQYEINFKYADALKTADQIVFFKMAASEIAHEFGAICSFMPKPRSNSTGNGMHIHCSIADEGGRNLFHDDADPNGMGLSKLAYHFLGGVLAHARALTALLAPTVNSYKRLVVGRTVSGATWAPAFIAYGDNNRTAMVRIPYGRLEIRTGDSSMNPYLATAALIAAGLDGIERKLDPGVPRNVNFYGLSLEAINEMGVDLLPQTLTDALDALESDQLFAGTLGEPVIKEFVSLKRSEWLEYHRHVSDWEVERYLSFF comes from the coding sequence ATGCATCTCCCGAACACGTGGACTGGCGCATTGTCACCGGGAAGTCTTTTGACCCCTAAGGGGGTGGATCTGGCCGGGGCTCAGGCTTTCCTGAAGCAGGCGGGTGTCCGCTACCTGCTCGCGCAATTTGTCGATCTGCATGGAGTGGCGAAGAGCAAGGCCGTTCCGGTGCAGCATCTTGAAGATGTTTTGACCGATGGGGCCGGTTTCGCGGGCGGTGGCGCATGGGGCCTTGGCCTTCTTCCCCATGAGGCCGAATACATGGTGGTCTGTGAACTCAATACGTTGACGGTCACGCCGTGGGCGCCGGGATACGCGCGCATGATGGGTGCAGGGACCGTGAAGGGGGCGCCGCATCCGATCGATACGCGTAACGTCCTCAAGAAGCAGGTCGCGCGACTTGCCGACCGTGGTTGGACGCTCAATACGGGGTTGGAGCCTGAGTTCATTCTGCTGCGGCGTGAGCCGGATGGAAAGCTTTCGCCGTTCGATGGCACGGATACGCTGGCCAAGCCCGCCTATGATTATCGTGGCCTCATGCGTGGCCGGAGCTTCCTTGAGCGCGTGACGGAATCCCTGCAGGCCGTCGGGATCGATGTCTATCAGATCGATCATGAAGACGCGAACGGGCAGTATGAAATCAACTTTAAATACGCCGACGCGCTGAAGACGGCGGACCAGATCGTCTTCTTTAAGATGGCGGCCTCCGAGATCGCGCACGAGTTCGGCGCGATTTGCTCCTTCATGCCCAAGCCGCGCAGCAATTCGACAGGCAATGGCATGCATATCCACTGCTCGATCGCCGATGAGGGCGGGCGAAACCTCTTTCACGATGACGCGGACCCGAATGGAATGGGCTTGAGCAAGCTCGCCTATCATTTCCTTGGTGGCGTGCTGGCGCATGCAAGGGCGCTGACGGCGCTTCTGGCGCCCACGGTGAACTCCTACAAGCGCCTTGTTGTCGGTCGTACGGTGTCCGGAGCGACATGGGCTCCTGCCTTCATCGCCTACGGCGACAACAACCGAACCGCGATGGTGCGGATTCCCTACGGCAGGCTTGAGATTCGCACGGGCGACAGCAGCATGAATCCGTACCTCGCCACTGCGGCACTCATCGCTGCCGGTCTCGATGGCATTGAGCGCAAACTCGATCCGGGTGTGCCCAGGAACGTCAACTTCTACGGTCTCTCGCTCGAGGCCATCAATGAGATGGGCGTGGATCTGCTTCCGCAGACGCTCACCGATGCGCTTGATGCGCTTGAATCCGATCAGCTATTCGCCGGCACTCTCGGGGAGCCGGTTATAAAGGAATTCGTGTCGCTGAAGAGATCGGAGTGGCTGGAATATCACCGCCATGTGTCCGACTGGGAAGTTGAAAGATATCTCAGCTTCTTCTGA
- a CDS encoding glutamine amidotransferase family protein → MCGIAGLFIKETRLQPRLGELLASMTSTLCSRGPDSAGFALYTAEESGKTKLTLTSVDARADYDALGDMLSRSLGASVSLTSRYTHAVLSVPTSLAQSCRDWLLENARDIRILSEGLNLEIYKEVGYPDEVARSFNIGSIPGTHGIAHTRMATESAVTTTGAHPFSTGPDQCLVHNGSLSNHASLRRELRRDGIVVQTENDTEVAAGYLARELKRGRTLGEALKSSVDDLDGFFTFVVGTKNGFGVLRDPIACKPAVMAETDEYVAFASEYRSLTCLPGIKSARVFEPKPATPYFWEH, encoded by the coding sequence ATGTGTGGAATTGCAGGCCTGTTTATCAAAGAAACTCGACTTCAGCCGCGCCTCGGCGAGCTGCTTGCTTCGATGACGTCGACGCTATGTAGCCGGGGGCCCGATTCGGCCGGCTTTGCGCTGTATACGGCGGAGGAGTCAGGAAAAACGAAACTTACGCTGACGTCTGTGGATGCGAGGGCCGACTACGACGCGCTTGGAGATATGCTCTCGCGATCCCTAGGCGCTTCGGTCTCGCTGACGAGCCGTTACACACACGCTGTTTTGAGCGTGCCAACTTCTCTCGCGCAATCTTGCCGCGACTGGCTCCTGGAGAATGCCCGGGATATTCGAATATTGAGCGAGGGCCTCAATCTCGAAATCTACAAGGAGGTCGGTTATCCCGACGAGGTGGCTCGTTCGTTCAACATCGGGTCCATCCCTGGAACCCACGGCATCGCCCATACCCGAATGGCGACTGAGTCCGCAGTGACGACCACTGGTGCTCATCCGTTTTCGACCGGTCCCGACCAATGTCTGGTCCACAACGGATCTCTCTCCAACCATGCATCGCTTCGGCGTGAGCTTAGGCGCGACGGGATTGTCGTCCAAACCGAGAACGATACTGAGGTCGCCGCGGGGTACCTGGCCCGTGAGTTAAAGCGCGGAAGAACGCTCGGAGAGGCTCTCAAATCAAGCGTGGACGATCTGGACGGATTCTTCACTTTTGTGGTCGGGACCAAGAACGGATTTGGTGTGCTGCGTGATCCGATCGCGTGCAAGCCTGCGGTCATGGCCGAAACCGACGAATATGTGGCGTTTGCTTCCGAGTACAGGAGTCTGACTTGTCTGCCGGGGATCAAAAGCGCGCGGGTGTTCGAGCCAAAGCCCGCAACACCTTACTTCTGGGAGCACTAG
- a CDS encoding ATP-binding cassette domain-containing protein, with the protein MNVMQQDFGRAAHPQVHRREVLNVSGLSAGYGPMRVIHDLDLIVSSGERIGIVGLNGHGKSTLFYAIAGLTGWQRGSIKLNGVEVGRTRSQGPGRYTHQIVRTGLALIPQGDEIFHGLSVEEHLDSGAFTPRSWRERKERKERILQIFPPLKKLMSVPVGRLSGGERRMVSIGRGLMGEASLFLIDEPSLGLAPKIGKNVIDALMALDLGGAAMVIAEQNVSLLEGRVDRIIGMHVGKLKGEASAALMLHDHGKA; encoded by the coding sequence ATGAACGTCATGCAGCAGGATTTCGGCCGGGCGGCGCATCCGCAAGTTCACCGACGTGAGGTGCTCAACGTGTCCGGCCTGTCGGCCGGATATGGGCCGATGAGAGTCATCCATGACCTCGACCTGATCGTCAGCTCCGGAGAGCGGATCGGCATTGTGGGTCTTAACGGCCACGGGAAGTCGACGTTGTTCTACGCAATCGCCGGACTGACAGGATGGCAACGAGGATCGATAAAGTTGAACGGCGTTGAGGTTGGCCGTACGCGCAGCCAGGGTCCGGGACGCTACACGCATCAGATCGTGCGCACAGGCCTCGCCCTCATACCGCAGGGAGACGAGATTTTTCACGGTCTGTCCGTCGAAGAACATCTTGATTCCGGCGCGTTCACCCCGCGCTCCTGGCGCGAGCGCAAAGAACGCAAAGAGCGCATTCTGCAGATATTTCCGCCTCTGAAAAAGCTGATGAGCGTTCCGGTTGGACGACTGTCGGGTGGCGAGCGTCGGATGGTGTCGATCGGCCGGGGCCTGATGGGAGAAGCGTCGCTCTTCCTTATCGATGAACCTTCACTCGGGCTCGCGCCAAAAATCGGAAAAAACGTGATCGACGCGCTGATGGCGCTCGATCTCGGTGGGGCAGCGATGGTGATCGCCGAGCAGAACGTGTCCCTCTTGGAGGGGCGTGTTGACCGTATCATCGGGATGCATGTGGGCAAGCTGAAAGGCGAAGCCTCGGCTGCGCTGATGCTGCATGACCACGGAAAGGCGTGA
- a CDS encoding XRE family transcriptional regulator, with amino-acid sequence MRKSRRADPKRSENVDPGGLIERLSSVAQSRPKLSIGERVGGTIRNIRLERGLRLGEVASAAGISVSMLSRFETGRSAASLVLLERICTALGIDLSNLFSEIERSRGEAQLIKATELLEVVRPGTKYGYTYRLLSYRTRKSFEPFLIEVNKRSKSYPRFQHRGTQFIYVLNGTMHYRLDDKTLLLEPGDAITFPGDVPHGPEKLLSNSIQLITMIIYAR; translated from the coding sequence TTGCGCAAGTCCCGGCGAGCAGATCCGAAGCGCAGCGAGAATGTCGACCCGGGCGGCTTGATTGAACGGCTCTCGTCCGTCGCCCAGAGCAGGCCGAAATTGTCGATCGGTGAGAGAGTGGGGGGTACCATTCGGAATATCCGGCTCGAGCGTGGGCTCAGGCTTGGCGAGGTCGCATCGGCAGCAGGCATTTCAGTCTCAATGCTCAGTCGTTTCGAAACGGGACGATCTGCGGCCAGCCTGGTGCTGCTCGAACGCATATGCACGGCGCTAGGCATCGACCTTTCGAACTTGTTCAGCGAGATCGAGCGATCCAGGGGAGAGGCTCAACTCATCAAGGCCACCGAGCTGTTGGAGGTCGTTCGCCCGGGTACCAAGTATGGGTACACCTATCGATTGCTGTCCTATCGGACACGAAAGTCGTTCGAGCCCTTTCTCATCGAAGTGAATAAGAGGAGTAAGAGTTATCCCCGCTTTCAGCACCGGGGGACGCAGTTCATTTATGTGCTAAACGGGACAATGCATTATCGATTGGACGACAAGACCTTACTTCTCGAGCCTGGAGACGCAATCACGTTCCCCGGGGACGTCCCGCATGGCCCGGAAAAGCTCTTAAGCAATTCCATTCAGTTGATCACGATGATCATATATGCGCGATAA
- a CDS encoding ATP-binding cassette domain-containing protein: MLKSSHENRSWDNNPSQPLFSCSGIHLDLGGREILRDINVNVGVGEVLGVIGPNGAGKTSLFEVLSGRMAPKSGKVTFKGEDVTSLPLHKRARLGIGRTYQTPVIPEELTVGETFKAARQAFPPYLTKFDAEYGAELVNLKVDEDVPTAQLETLNRRKLLLACLLMRRPSLLLMDEPAAGLINSEVEEIDFLLRLLSKEMNIAIIIVEHRIELLGTIADRVMVMDAGEVISEGSMAKVLSDPKVHAAYFENVDEAA; this comes from the coding sequence ATGTTGAAGAGCTCGCACGAGAACCGATCGTGGGACAACAATCCGTCTCAGCCGCTGTTCTCGTGCAGCGGCATCCATCTCGATCTCGGCGGACGGGAGATCCTTCGGGATATCAACGTTAACGTCGGGGTCGGGGAGGTGCTTGGCGTTATTGGCCCGAACGGTGCCGGCAAGACCAGCCTCTTCGAGGTGCTGTCGGGACGAATGGCGCCGAAAAGCGGCAAAGTCACCTTCAAGGGCGAGGACGTCACCTCGCTGCCGCTGCACAAGAGGGCCAGGCTCGGGATCGGTCGCACATATCAGACACCCGTCATTCCGGAAGAGTTGACGGTCGGCGAAACATTCAAAGCGGCGCGACAAGCATTTCCGCCATATCTGACAAAGTTCGACGCGGAGTACGGCGCGGAACTCGTCAACTTGAAAGTCGACGAGGACGTGCCGACGGCTCAGCTTGAAACGCTGAACCGCCGAAAGCTTCTGCTCGCCTGCCTCTTGATGCGCAGGCCCTCGCTCTTGCTCATGGATGAGCCGGCAGCCGGTCTGATCAACTCCGAAGTAGAGGAGATCGATTTTCTTCTTCGGCTGCTATCAAAGGAGATGAACATCGCGATCATCATCGTCGAACACCGAATTGAGCTTTTGGGGACGATTGCCGATCGCGTCATGGTGATGGACGCAGGCGAGGTGATCTCGGAAGGCTCCATGGCGAAGGTGCTCTCTGATCCAAAGGTCCACGCGGCTTATTTTGAAAACGTAGACGAGGCAGCCTGA
- a CDS encoding Rid family hydrolase — MAKGARAQQGRQNISSGGAYENIFGYSRAVAKHGQIHVSGTCAPADFEGRGAYDQAKAALRTISMALGVAGAELADVVRTVVYVRNIADADDVARAHQETFDAIRPASTLVQVTSMLREWQLVEIEAYALVG, encoded by the coding sequence ATGGCAAAGGGCGCGAGAGCACAACAAGGCCGACAAAATATATCCTCAGGGGGAGCCTACGAGAATATCTTTGGCTATTCCCGAGCTGTCGCCAAGCATGGTCAGATTCACGTGTCAGGCACGTGTGCTCCGGCTGACTTCGAGGGCCGTGGAGCATACGACCAGGCAAAAGCGGCTTTAAGGACAATTTCGATGGCGCTTGGAGTAGCGGGTGCCGAGCTCGCGGATGTGGTCCGCACTGTAGTCTACGTCCGCAACATTGCTGACGCCGATGACGTTGCAAGAGCTCACCAGGAAACATTCGACGCGATCCGACCGGCTTCGACGCTTGTTCAGGTCACTTCTATGTTGCGCGAATGGCAACTCGTCGAAATCGAGGCGTATGCGTTGGTCGGATAG
- a CDS encoding FMN-binding glutamate synthase family protein, producing MNAIEKTWGYIPPRRSATFDEHAIAEIRRAAATGIYDIRGGGTKRKVPHFDDLLFLGASMSRYPLEGYRERCETSVILGTRFAKKPIELAIPVTIAGMSFGALSAQAKEALGRGASLAGTSTTTGDGGMTPEERGQSKTLVYQYLPSRYGMNPDDLRKADAIEIVIGQGAKPGGGGMLLGQKISDRVAKMRSLPKGIDQRSACRHPDWTGADDLEIKILELRELTSWEKPIYLKIGASRPYYDVALAVKAGADVVVLDGMQGGTAATQDVFIEHVGIPILSAIRSAVQCLQDLGMHRKVQLIVSGGIRSGADVAKALALGADAVAIGTAALIALGDNDPCYEREYRMLGTTAGCYDDWHEGKDPAGITTQDPALSARLDPVLAGRRLANYLKVITLEAQTIARACGKSRLRNLEPEDLVALTVEAAAMTRLPLAGTDWIPGS from the coding sequence ATGAACGCGATCGAGAAGACGTGGGGCTATATTCCGCCGCGCCGCTCTGCCACCTTTGACGAACATGCGATCGCCGAAATCCGGCGCGCGGCCGCGACCGGCATTTACGATATCCGTGGTGGCGGCACCAAGCGGAAGGTGCCGCATTTCGATGACCTTTTATTCCTGGGCGCATCAATGTCGCGCTATCCCCTGGAGGGCTATCGAGAACGCTGCGAAACGAGCGTGATCCTTGGTACACGCTTTGCCAAGAAGCCAATTGAGCTCGCAATCCCAGTGACGATCGCTGGTATGAGCTTTGGTGCGCTATCGGCGCAGGCCAAAGAAGCGCTCGGCAGGGGAGCCAGTCTGGCGGGAACGTCGACCACTACTGGCGACGGCGGCATGACGCCAGAAGAGCGAGGCCAGTCGAAGACACTCGTTTATCAATATCTGCCGTCAAGATACGGCATGAACCCGGACGATCTGCGCAAGGCGGACGCGATCGAGATCGTCATTGGGCAGGGCGCCAAGCCGGGCGGCGGTGGCATGCTGCTCGGTCAGAAGATTTCTGATCGCGTTGCAAAGATGCGATCGCTTCCCAAGGGAATAGACCAAAGGTCTGCTTGCCGGCATCCGGACTGGACGGGGGCGGACGATCTGGAAATCAAGATACTTGAGCTGCGCGAACTGACAAGCTGGGAAAAGCCGATCTATCTGAAAATCGGTGCAAGCCGTCCCTATTACGATGTTGCTCTCGCGGTGAAAGCCGGGGCAGACGTCGTGGTCCTCGACGGCATGCAGGGCGGTACCGCTGCGACGCAGGACGTCTTCATCGAGCACGTCGGTATTCCGATTCTTTCGGCGATCCGAAGCGCGGTGCAGTGTTTGCAGGATCTTGGCATGCATCGAAAGGTGCAATTGATTGTGTCTGGCGGGATTCGCAGTGGTGCCGACGTGGCTAAGGCTCTTGCTCTGGGAGCGGATGCGGTCGCGATCGGGACCGCCGCGTTGATCGCACTCGGTGACAATGATCCCTGCTATGAGCGCGAATACCGTATGTTGGGAACGACCGCGGGCTGTTATGACGACTGGCACGAGGGCAAAGATCCGGCGGGCATCACCACCCAAGATCCCGCTCTGTCGGCGCGGCTTGATCCGGTCCTGGCTGGGCGCAGGCTTGCGAACTACCTCAAGGTTATCACGCTCGAGGCCCAAACGATTGCGCGCGCCTGCGGCAAGAGTCGCCTGCGCAACCTGGAGCCAGAGGATCTTGTCGCCCTGACGGTCGAGGCAGCCGCCATGACACGGCTTCCGCTGGCGGGGACAGATTGGATACCAGGATCCTAG
- a CDS encoding ABC transporter substrate-binding protein: MTSKLTRRTVTAGLGAGLAMPWIVRSHAAGGKPIVIGIPAAQTSAAGVADHLDFVQGTTLAVEEINAAGGVLGRELKIFTVDIDVLSPESSKQAVAACVDAKVDAISFAFTLVPVPAMDASVKYKCPWIHGSAQRAGSEAVKNNPEKYSHVFQTPPSEVDYGWTYPIWLEHEEKRGVWKPKNRKVHIVQEQVAYCQTISKAAQEAFKKRGNFEVARITDIQFPVQDWAPVIREMKEVGAAAIMVDHWVAAEYAAFCKQFVADPVPDSLVYLQYGPSQPEFLQLAGNSANGFVWSTTMGLYADEQGREFARKYKKRFPGIMGFAYPSISYDQTYYLKKAWEAVGDPRKFKEVCDWIRANPQRGVSGFMNMNNAYQESFHFPNNGGDTLQVSEIDKGVSQLYFQVQNVEHKLIFPNEVAESKLQKAPWWS, translated from the coding sequence ATGACTTCAAAGCTGACCAGACGGACAGTGACAGCGGGCCTTGGTGCAGGCTTGGCGATGCCGTGGATTGTGCGGTCACATGCGGCAGGCGGGAAGCCCATCGTGATTGGAATTCCAGCCGCGCAGACGTCGGCCGCGGGGGTGGCTGATCACTTGGATTTTGTCCAGGGTACAACGCTCGCGGTTGAGGAAATCAATGCCGCCGGCGGCGTGCTCGGCCGTGAGCTGAAGATATTCACAGTCGACATCGATGTTCTCTCGCCGGAAAGCAGCAAGCAGGCGGTTGCCGCGTGCGTTGACGCGAAAGTCGATGCCATCTCCTTTGCATTTACCCTCGTTCCGGTGCCGGCGATGGACGCATCCGTCAAATACAAGTGTCCCTGGATTCACGGTAGCGCGCAACGTGCGGGAAGCGAGGCCGTCAAGAACAATCCCGAAAAGTATAGCCACGTCTTCCAGACACCACCCTCGGAGGTCGACTACGGTTGGACCTATCCGATCTGGCTTGAACATGAAGAGAAGAGGGGTGTCTGGAAGCCAAAGAACCGAAAGGTCCACATCGTCCAGGAGCAGGTCGCCTACTGCCAAACGATTTCTAAGGCGGCGCAAGAAGCATTCAAGAAGCGCGGCAACTTTGAGGTGGCGCGCATCACCGACATTCAGTTTCCGGTCCAGGACTGGGCGCCCGTCATTCGCGAGATGAAGGAAGTCGGTGCGGCAGCCATCATGGTCGATCATTGGGTGGCGGCTGAATATGCCGCCTTCTGCAAGCAGTTCGTCGCCGATCCTGTGCCGGATTCTCTGGTTTATCTCCAGTATGGCCCGTCGCAACCGGAGTTTCTGCAACTGGCGGGCAACTCTGCCAATGGCTTTGTCTGGTCAACGACGATGGGCCTCTATGCAGATGAGCAGGGCCGCGAGTTCGCGCGCAAGTACAAGAAACGCTTCCCGGGGATCATGGGATTTGCCTATCCCAGCATCTCGTATGATCAGACCTACTACCTGAAGAAAGCATGGGAGGCGGTGGGCGATCCCCGGAAGTTCAAGGAGGTCTGCGACTGGATTCGAGCCAACCCCCAGCGCGGCGTCAGTGGGTTCATGAACATGAACAACGCCTATCAGGAAAGCTTCCACTTCCCGAACAATGGCGGTGACACGCTCCAGGTGTCGGAGATCGATAAGGGGGTGTCTCAGCTCTACTTCCAGGTTCAGAACGTGGAGCACAAGCTGATCTTCCCGAACGAAGTTGCTGAGTCGAAGCTTCAAAAAGCCCCCTGGTGGTCCTGA
- a CDS encoding helix-turn-helix transcriptional regulator: MDSSVIVPWDAASVDPRAQLIDRTAEVTRLIRDLVRCPAFTLSAWDPLSQTHLHQTLASDGYHEKLLEHINDDFVKDNPAFAIAHRDDPRSLRWQDCERDWDLWFPDTLIAREYLIPSGFHEGSTMCLRLPDGRYVGAIHMNWTASSAATDERREITQRFRPILAELCDRLRTPRLIAEGVAPTSFALVISSSGAAFNLLARAPGPHLGEGGELRQLLLKLLRPWTPRRFLWSDDAGQCHRVSIIPCQHNMVLVTEETIPWPYDLSLREIQVLQLVATGASNPQIAEHLFVSPRTVSTHIEHILAKMECVSRAQLAARAMSEGLLLAQTPGKRARGLDVW; encoded by the coding sequence TTGGATAGCTCGGTGATTGTCCCGTGGGACGCGGCATCGGTCGACCCACGCGCGCAACTGATCGACAGGACGGCTGAGGTCACGCGGCTTATCCGCGACCTGGTGAGGTGCCCTGCTTTCACGTTGAGCGCCTGGGATCCTCTGTCTCAGACCCACCTTCATCAGACACTTGCAAGTGACGGCTATCATGAGAAACTACTCGAGCACATCAACGATGATTTCGTGAAAGATAATCCTGCCTTCGCCATCGCGCATCGAGACGATCCGCGCTCGCTAAGGTGGCAGGACTGTGAGCGGGACTGGGATCTTTGGTTTCCCGATACTCTGATCGCCCGCGAGTATCTCATCCCGTCAGGTTTCCACGAGGGCTCGACTATGTGCTTGCGGTTACCAGATGGACGCTACGTCGGCGCCATCCATATGAACTGGACCGCTTCGTCTGCCGCAACGGATGAGCGCAGAGAAATTACTCAGCGATTTCGCCCCATTCTGGCCGAGTTGTGCGACCGGCTCCGCACACCGCGCCTGATCGCCGAAGGAGTAGCTCCGACTTCCTTTGCACTCGTCATTTCCTCGAGCGGTGCGGCCTTTAACTTGCTGGCACGCGCGCCGGGCCCCCATCTCGGCGAAGGAGGCGAGTTGCGCCAACTGCTGTTGAAATTGCTCCGGCCCTGGACGCCACGGCGCTTCCTGTGGAGCGATGACGCCGGCCAATGCCACCGCGTTTCAATTATCCCGTGCCAGCACAACATGGTCCTGGTAACTGAAGAGACCATTCCATGGCCATACGATCTCTCACTAAGAGAGATACAGGTTTTGCAACTGGTTGCGACCGGCGCATCCAATCCGCAGATTGCCGAGCATCTGTTCGTTTCGCCGCGCACCGTATCAACCCATATCGAGCACATTCTCGCGAAGATGGAGTGTGTCTCACGTGCACAACTCGCGGCGAGAGCCATGTCGGAGGGTCTGCTGCTTGCCCAGACTCCTGGCAAGCGCGCTCGCGGCCTCGATGTCTGGTAG
- a CDS encoding protein glxC has protein sequence MLQAFDSGTKTNEASFRVLNPNGAHAISVGINAPLDVEIAGHVGYYCGGMNKWASIIIDGNAGQGVGENMMSGLIHVKGDASQCAGATAHGGLLLIEGNASARCGISMKGADIVVKGGIGHLSGFMAQTGRLVSFGDAGEALGDSIYEGRIYVRGKVESLGADCIEKELTDEHRAELFALLKRAGEAHNVDVSEFRRYGSARKLYNFHIDNAGAY, from the coding sequence ATGTTGCAGGCGTTTGACAGTGGCACCAAGACCAACGAGGCGTCCTTTCGGGTCCTGAATCCCAACGGCGCACACGCGATTTCCGTGGGCATCAATGCGCCTCTCGATGTCGAGATCGCGGGCCACGTCGGTTACTATTGTGGAGGCATGAACAAGTGGGCCAGCATCATCATTGACGGCAATGCCGGGCAGGGAGTCGGTGAAAACATGATGTCCGGTCTGATCCACGTGAAGGGCGATGCCAGCCAGTGTGCTGGCGCCACCGCACATGGCGGCCTCCTTTTGATCGAGGGGAATGCGAGTGCCCGTTGCGGTATCTCCATGAAAGGAGCGGACATTGTCGTGAAGGGCGGTATTGGCCACTTATCAGGCTTTATGGCTCAGACCGGCCGTCTCGTTTCATTCGGCGATGCCGGGGAAGCACTGGGCGACTCGATTTACGAGGGCCGCATCTATGTTCGCGGTAAGGTCGAGAGTCTCGGCGCCGACTGTATCGAAAAGGAGTTGACGGACGAGCATCGCGCTGAGCTGTTTGCGCTACTCAAACGGGCTGGCGAGGCTCACAATGTAGATGTGTCGGAGTTCCGTCGCTATGGGTCTGCCCGCAAGCTTTACAACTTCCACATCGACAATGCCGGGGCCTATTGA
- a CDS encoding FAD-dependent oxidoreductase: MSSSVETANAENEPIGIPLSELADGWAKYWSAPAIPFWWRAAAPSSGPWPIPADKADVVVIGAGFTGLSAALVLARAGRHVVVVDAGAPGFGASTRNGGQVGSGNQKFRVKTLIQMKGERKAVQLLREGIEMLDGIETLIQQENIDCSFTRCGRFRGAMRREHYDSMARDLDDLKRYVGVESCMISKAEQRQEIGSDLFYGGSLLPHDASLHPGKYHAGLLNSVIKAGAAVHGQAAVLGITSGRAEHTLHFDNFQLRARDVLVATNGYTKNVGSFFQKRIVPVRSAQLTTEILPAQIFDQLMPRKRVYGNTNRVFFYFRPAPDENRLIWGGRANHFASDSALAAYAHLARDVLRTFPILQDVKVSYAWSGLIGYTFDEFPHLGRTPDGIHYAMGYCGTGVSRSTHFGRKIALKMLGKAEGRSAFDELNFPSHIFHAFAKSAVPAVEGWYRVRDVTGR, encoded by the coding sequence GTGTCAAGCTCCGTCGAGACTGCGAACGCCGAAAATGAACCCATAGGAATTCCCCTCTCGGAGCTTGCCGACGGCTGGGCAAAGTACTGGTCCGCGCCGGCGATCCCATTCTGGTGGCGCGCGGCGGCGCCGAGCTCCGGGCCTTGGCCAATTCCGGCCGACAAAGCGGATGTGGTCGTTATCGGAGCAGGGTTTACAGGGCTTTCTGCTGCCCTGGTCCTCGCTCGTGCGGGACGGCACGTTGTTGTCGTTGACGCGGGCGCACCTGGCTTTGGTGCGAGCACTCGTAACGGCGGTCAGGTCGGCAGCGGTAATCAGAAGTTTCGGGTGAAGACGCTCATCCAAATGAAAGGCGAGCGGAAGGCGGTTCAGCTGCTTCGTGAAGGAATCGAAATGCTGGATGGTATCGAAACTCTCATCCAGCAGGAGAACATCGATTGCTCATTTACGCGCTGCGGGCGCTTCCGCGGCGCGATGCGGCGAGAGCATTATGATAGCATGGCTCGCGACCTGGACGATCTGAAGCGTTACGTTGGCGTCGAATCTTGCATGATCAGCAAAGCCGAGCAGCGCCAGGAGATTGGCTCGGACCTGTTTTATGGCGGATCACTGCTACCGCACGATGCGAGCCTCCATCCGGGCAAGTACCACGCGGGCCTCCTGAACAGCGTTATAAAGGCGGGCGCTGCCGTGCATGGTCAAGCAGCGGTGCTCGGGATCACGAGTGGGCGGGCTGAGCACACATTACACTTCGATAACTTTCAACTTCGGGCCAGAGACGTCCTCGTTGCCACGAACGGCTACACAAAAAATGTAGGTTCTTTCTTTCAAAAGCGGATCGTTCCAGTCCGCTCGGCGCAACTGACGACCGAGATCCTACCGGCGCAGATCTTTGATCAGTTGATGCCGAGGAAGCGCGTGTACGGCAACACCAACCGCGTGTTCTTCTATTTTCGTCCGGCGCCGGACGAGAACCGGCTGATTTGGGGTGGGCGAGCGAACCATTTTGCAAGCGATTCGGCGCTCGCCGCCTACGCGCATCTGGCGCGCGATGTACTGCGTACCTTTCCTATTTTGCAAGACGTGAAGGTATCCTACGCATGGAGCGGCCTGATCGGTTACACATTCGATGAGTTTCCGCATTTGGGACGAACGCCCGATGGGATCCACTACGCAATGGGATATTGCGGAACGGGCGTTTCGCGCTCCACCCATTTTGGTCGAAAGATAGCGCTCAAAATGCTCGGAAAGGCGGAGGGTCGGTCGGCGTTTGATGAATTAAATTTTCCGAGCCACATTTTTCACGCGTTCGCAAAATCAGCCGTACCAGCTGTCGAAGGATGGTACCGCGTCCGCGACGTCACGGGACGGTAG